The Schistocerca cancellata isolate TAMUIC-IGC-003103 chromosome 4, iqSchCanc2.1, whole genome shotgun sequence genome contains a region encoding:
- the LOC126184620 gene encoding leucine-rich repeat-containing protein 57: MGNSGLKQHYETAKKTGVLKISDGLGDFPAGFKQLEPHLRVLDLAGNVFTSIPSEISAFKALKRLNFNQNVLKSIPDEIGDLSKLECLSLSTNKLTRIPASIAQLSHLKEVYLSENRIRDFPVVFCKLKQLVMLDLSKNRIMRIPDEVQDLQVLELNLNQNQISEVSESIAKCPRLKTLRLQENCLQLNSIPKAILTESNISMIAVEGNLFDMKNFMELEGYDVYMERYTAVKKKMF; this comes from the coding sequence ATGGGAAATTCTGGGTTGAAACAGCATTACGAAACTGCAAAAAAGACTGGTGTATTGAAGATTTCTGATGGATTGGGTGATTTTCCAGCAGGATTTAAGCAGTTAGAACCTCACCTTCGAGTACTAGATCTGGCTGGAAATGTGTTTACAAGCATACCATCCGAAATTAGCGCTTTTAAAGCTTTAAAGCGTTTAAATTTTAACCAGAATGTGCTGAAGTCTATACCTGATGAAATTGGAGACCTTTCGAAGCTTGAATGCTTGTCTTTGAGTACAAACAAATTAACTCGTATACCGGCGTCTATAGCGCAGCTTTCTCATTTAAAAGAAGTTTATCTCAGTGAAAATCGGATAAGGGACTTCCCAGTGGTATTTTGCAAATTGAAACAATTGGTTATGCTTGATTTGTCCAAGAACAGAATCATGCGAATACCAGACGAAGTGCAAGACCTACAAGTGCTTGAACTTAATCTGAATCAAAATCAGATTTCAGAAGTGTCAGAATCCATAGCAAAGTGCCCACGTCTTAAAACTTTGAGACTCCAGGAGAACTGCCTACAATTAAATAGCATACCTAAAGCAATTCTGACCGAGTCCAATATATCAATGATTGCTGTAGAAGGAAATCTGTTTGATATGAAAAACTTTATGGAACTAGAAGGATATGATGTATATATGGAACGTTACACAGCAGTCAAGAAAAAGATGTTTTAA